The window TTGCTCTTGGTAAGCATTTATCACCTAATGCCTGGATACAAAATCTATACATTATCGGCGGACCACACATTATAACCGACGTCGGCGAAACGAGTTCAATTTCATTAAATAAATCCGTAATCATACCTTTATGATATTTCCCCGATCCTTTTGGGGGATTCTCTAACGCAACCTGTACATCAACATATTTTTTCCATTCTTTTTGTTCTTCTTTAAAAAGAATGCTTTCTTCCGCACGAGCGCCATAAAGAAGTTGAACTTTTCTATCTTTATATAAACCTTTTTCAATTATATATTTTATAATCGGCCGAACGGTTACAAAACCACACCCTCCTCCTAAAAATAAAATATTCTTTGGCTCTAAATCTTCTAATGTTTTAAATCCGTTTCCAAGTGGTCCACGTACAAGAAGCTCATCACCCTTTTTAAGCGAACCTAATTTTTTGGATAAATTTCCGACACGGCGGATACAAAATTGAAACTCTTTATCATTTAGCGGTGAAGAACAAATATCAAAAGGGGCCTCTCCCCATCCGGGAAAACCAAGCATCGCAAATTGTCCGGCACGAAAACTAAATTTTGAGCTGTCCTTCATTCGTAAAGTTAAAATGACCGAACCATCGGCTTCTTCATAAGAATCAACAATGCGAGCGAGTTTTGGTAAATAAATATTATCCATAAATTCTTAACTACTATTTTATTTTTTGGATTCTTTTAGTATTCGTTTGATATTTTCAGTTATATTAATACCCACCGGACAAACTATAGTGCACCTGCCACAGTCAACGCAACCGGGAAGCCCATATTCATGCGGGATACGAACAAACTTATGATAATACCAAAATTTTATTTTTTCTGCCGGACTATTCAAAAATTTATGTCCGCCGGCAATCCGCGTAAAATCGTCATAAAAACAATTACCCGAACAACGTTCTATTTTTTTATCCGGACCTAAAACCGATTCAATATCAAAACAAAAACAGGTTGGACAAGCAACCGTGCACTTTCCGCAAGCAAGACAAATTTCTCCAAGCTCCTCCCATAATTTGCTATCTTGTGACTTTTCAATTGCTTTCTTGATTTCTAAAACTTTTTTATCCTCTTTGCGTGGAGTATAGTTTATTTTTTTATATTTTAATCCGCATTTTTTCAAAATTTCTTCGCCCTTATCACTTTGCACATAAAATTTTCTATCTTCAATAAAAATATCAAAGATGGTATTTTCTAAAATCTTTTCATCAATTGTAAAAAAAGATGACTTATAATTTTTTATTGAGGTCGCAGAGTATCCAATAATCAATAATTTTTTTCGATTATTTTGATAATAAATATCATTTTCAAATACCCTATCATATAGTTCCAACGCCTTAATATCGAAAATGCTCATTCCAAACAGCGCTCTTTTATCTGGCTTATTAGGCTCTTCTTTTGGCTTGCCATTTTTATATTTATACAATATTTCACGAATTGGCATTAAAAAATATTTATACGGCCTATGAGAAACTTTTTTCAATAATTCTATTTCTGGAGCCACATCAAACTCTAAAACACACACCTCTTCGTCTTGTATTTGTGGACCAAATATTTTATAGCTATCTTTCTTCAGTTGTTTAATGATTTTATTTATCATATAAATCTATTATATATAAAATAATACAAGAAATCAAAAAAATATTGTCTTAGCTTTAGATTATATCAAATAATAAAAAATATCCACAAAATGCGGATATTTTTTATTATTTTTTTGAACCATTCCTATTCTCTGCGTATTATTCTTTTTTATCTTTTTTATCTTCTTTGTCGGTTCCGATATATTTTTTTATTTCTTTTAAGAACTTGAGATAGTGCACTAATAGCCTACTTTCTCTGAGTGTTAACCGACGCTTTTGTCGCATTGCTTCCAATGCCTTAAGATGCATATTTAACTCTAAGGTTAATTCTTTTAATTGGCTTACTCTGATATAAGGTGCAACCTTCTCCCGCCATCTCTTTTTCTCTTTTCTCTTTCTCATAAAGAGAATGTAATAAATCAAGAAATATAAATTGATTCCTAAGAGTATCAGTAAAATCAATATAAACCATAGATATTTCAATATTGTAGCGCCGATAAGTCCTATTAAGCCACGAGATACGGTAATAGTAATCTTATTACTTGGACCACTCTTTGCTCCCTTATCATTCTCTACTTCTGCCCATACGCTGTAAGGCCCCGACTTTACACCCTCAGGTGAAATATAGGCGAAGCTTCCATCTTTGTCTGCCCTTACCTTCTCTTCTGTTGCCGTTTCCCCATCTCTCTGAACCCAAATTATAACCTGAATGCTAGGATATTTAGTTGTACCATCCACCTTAAGCTTATCTCCCAAAGATAATGTTTCTGGATACTTTGTTAATACAGGAAGTTCCAGTCCTTCTACTTGTCGTGTTAAGGTAACTTCTTTAAAGTTTCCCGCCTTATCTACCGCTCTTATATTGATAGAATGCTCTCCAGAATCTAGTATTGGCATTTGATATTCTCCGGTTCCATCATCTTGCCAAATAATAGCGTCAGCACCATCAATGTTTATTTCGTAATGATCTATACCTGATGTTTTATCAAATGCTTCTAATTTTATAATTGGTTTTATGTCTGTTATCTCTGTTGATTTAAAGACAGCGGTAAATCTTTCTGGTTCTTCTGTATCTATATTAAATCCAAAATGAGTAATTCCGCTCCAACCGGCAGAATTCCTTAAACGAATATGAAAATACCAAATTCCCTCATCAACATCCCTAAATGTCCAGAATGTTCTTAGTCCGTCTGAGATAGTTCCTGGATTGGTTAGAGGATTTCTATCCGCTAAAACATTTATCCCCGTGACGTCGCTCGTTATCCTCCAGCTGAACGTAGGGCTGTTATTTGAATACCATTTGAGTGAATCGGGGTGCGTTGCGGATGAAACTTTGGGTGCGGCAGGAACACCCATAATTCCCGTAGAAGGGAGAGAGGGGGGGTACTTTTTTTTCAGTAGGAGCTATTAAATTGAAAGAGGCCTCACCGCGAGTTTTTAATATATCTGTTCCTAGACCATCATTAGCCCGAACTGCTGCCGAAGAAAAAACCAAAGAAGCAACGCCTGCTTTTTCCGCTTTAAAAACAATGCCGAAAAGTTTTCCGCTGGAACCATTGTATCCAGGTGTCGGTAACCCACCATTAAAACTTATCGTTCCGTTATTATTTGAAAAGGATGGAGGCTGGACCCATAAAGAGAAGGCCGATCCTGATTGGTTTAAAGAGACCACACTTAAATACTCTGTAGGAAAGTTTATTATTCCTTCTGCATTATTTATAGCCTCTCCCTTTGTATCAATATATGCATTAACGGTAAATATATTATTTATTGTATAGCTTCCTGTGGAAGGCTGAAAATAAATAGACGCTGCGTTTGCAACCTTAGGAATAAAAATAAAAAATACAAAAAGTAAGGTAGCACTTATTTTAAGCCCTAGTTGGTTTTTAAAAAATATACTAATTTTTTTTATTTTCTGTTCCTCCATTTTATAAATATCCTAGATAAAAAGAAAAATAAAATAAATAATATTACTACGCAAGACAAGATAACTATATATCTAAATTGAATTGCTTGTTTTTCTTGTGGTAAATTTCTTGCCGCCAGTTCTGCTTCTCGCCTATTTCCTACTTTATCCACAGCCACTACTTTTATTATACTACTTAAATTTTGATCCTTCAACAAAAAAGGCGACTTTGCACGGACTGCCGAGCCCTCTCCTTCTTTAACTTCATAATAATCAATACCTGAGCTAGTATCTGTGGTGGAAAAGGTTATAAAATACTGGTTACTAAAAATGCTCGGACTTTATCCTATCTCGATAGTAAATTCTTCCGGCGGGATACTATCGTTACCCAATATTTCGCTCCATTCATCTTTTGGTAAAACATCCTGTGGACGACCTTGTATCATAAATTTTGCAGGCTGTTGCCATGGATTCAGCTCAGTTCCTAATCCATCATTTAAATATAATGCCAAATCATCACCAAAACTTAATTCCGCCTCCCCTTCGTTAGTCGCACTAAATATAATTTTAAAAAGTTCGCCTTCACCTTGCCATCCACCTCCATGTCCTCCAATAAAATTAATTTCTCCTTTTTTATTAGAAAATTCCGGCTCTTTTAACCAAACATTAAAAATAGAGTTCCCACTGCTCAAGTCCTCTACTTTTAATTTATTACTATCAAACAAAATTTTTCCTACAACAAAAGGGGAAATGCTCCCATTTATAAATATGAAAGGAGTTAAAAATGATAAATATATGAGCCCTTCCAAAATAAATAAAATTATCTTTTCAGCTTGCTTATTATTTGTCATAAAAAATAAAAAATGCCTTATGGTTTATTCTTATTTTATTCCCTCCCTGTAGCCGTGTCAATAAAAACTGCGAAAAACAAAAAACACGCCTATCTAGACGCATTTTTTGTTTTTTTACTATTTCTTTTGGCTTTGACCATTTCCGTTTTGTGCGCTGTCCGAACCTTTTGTCCCACTGTTTCCAAAGCTATCGGTGGTTTCTGTATCATCAGTAATTTCTGTATCATCGGTGGTTTCCGCATCATTAGTGTTTCCTACTTTTTCTTGCTGGTTAACTCTTTGCTGTACTTGAATTTTATCATCTTCTCCTTTATTTTGTTGTTGCAATTGAAGATCTTCCATTACACGCACCCTTTGTTCAAGTTTGTCTTCCAATGCTTTTTTTTGCGGTTCATCAAATTTTTGCAATTGCACTTGATACTTTACATTTGAACTATCGATAACTTTTCCAATTGCTTCCTTTGCATTTTCCGGTACCTGACTAAAAACTTTTGTAAGAACCTCTCCGTGTCGTAAGAACCCTTCTGTTATTTTTGCTCTTAGTGCACTAATGTCTATACCTGTTTTTTCCGCTTTTGCAATCTCAAGTTCAATCCGTTTTTGATATTTATCTTGTATCCCAAGAGCCTTTTCTATTAATTGCTGACTTCGCTCTTCTGTGCGAGTTTGTTTTGTTTCCGCTAATAATTTTAGTTCTGCTAATTTTTCATCTGCATATTTTAATACCTTTTCTGCTCTTACATCTGCCTGAAATGAAAACCAAATATCCAAATTTTCTACTAACTGTTCTAAAAAATATAATGGATGCTCCGGTGTCCAGCCCGCATCAGGCAATGCATCTTCGGATGTTGTTGTAACTTCTTGCGCCAAAACCGGTAAAGCTAAAAAACAAAGCGCAAGCGAAAGAATACAAATTCTTATCTTCATATTATTTTGCAATTAATTATTATATCAACAATAATAAGGAACGAAAAACAATTATTGTATAAATACAAATGATTATGCAATTATTTATTTTAAAAATTTTAGTTATCTAGTTATTATCTATACAATAACATAAAAATAAAAAAAGAAAACCCGTTGAAATTAATCAACGGGTTGTTTGGTGAGATTTGTTACTTTGCACGCATCCGTTCCAAAACGGTTTGCGCACGGCGAAGCTCGGGATAGGTGATAGAGCTCCAGTAAACTGTCAGGTGGGCCTTGGCGCTTTGTCTCGCGCCGAACTGCGGATTGCCGATAGGCTCGACGACGGACTGGGATAGCCCGCAGAGAGATGAGCCTGACAAGGGCTCCAGCCGAAAGGTTCTCGGCTTCGGCAAGGACTCGCTTGCGAGGATATCCTCTGTCGCCTCACGCATCACACGCACTTGAGACTTACAATCAAGCCCCATCTGCATCACGTGAATATTGAGCGAAAGCGACGCTGGCATTCCGATCTCGGAAGCCGGGCTAACAATGAGCGGAAGCTCGCTTGCCAGTCGGGATCCGTTGTTCGCGCCGGCGCATCCGAAGATACCCAATGCGACCAGAAACCACAGGTGTGCGAGAACGAGCAACTTGGTAGCAAACTTCATATCCTCCAAAAACTCATTTCTCGTTCGACGACGTCTATTCTCGTTCCATCCTTGGTTATATTTCATTGCATTTCTCCTTGTCTTTGTTTTGCGGTTTATTGGCAGTCAATTTGCTGAATGTTTCCTAGAAGCATTTCCGCTCTCTTTGCTTTGTTTATTTTTATTATTTGCCAAGTTAACGAAATCTCGGCAACGGTTTTCTGTCTGTAAATACTCCTCAAAAAAACACGGAAAATCTCCGGAGTCGGAACATCAGACTCCTTGAAACGTTGAGAAAGGTTGTCCTTGACGCACTGCCAAGGATCGCTGTCTGTCCATGTACCATGAACTACAACGTCAACGTTCCTCGCTATACCAAACGGTACGATTGATATCTCCACGTTTGCCTTTTGCGCAGTGCTCACACAGCCACAAAAGAAAAGTGAACACAACGCCAAAACGATGACCTTATGATGCGTAGCCTGCATGCGGAGTCTCCTTTTTTTTGACTTTGGAGAAAGCGTCTCGTATCGAGACGCCCGATACAAGGCAACTTTCTGCGGTTTTTGTACTAAAATTTTAACGAACTAAACTTAAATAAGTATAGCATATTTTTGACAATTTGTCAAGATACTTAACAAAAAATTAGCTTAATTTAGATAAAAAAGCACGGCTTGAGCCATGCTTATTCATATTTTCTGTCTAAAAGTCTAAACATAACTAAAAAGGTTACCAACCCGACAATAAAACCTCCAAGTATGTCTACAACAGCATGTTGCTTCACGGTTAACGTTGAAACAGAAATTAAAATAGCGGCGACTGTGCTCAAAATTCTAAATCTTAGAGAAAAACGCCAGTTGACAAATCCAATATACGAAACAGAGCTCACATGAAGTGACGGAAAAAGATTATGCGGTCCGTCAACAAAATAGATAGCACGAAACAAAAGACCCATAAGCCCGCTCTGTGGAACAATCTCATCCGGACGAGGCATTGTTGTGGGAAGCATAAAAAATATCGCAGACGAAACAAAAGTGATAAGCCAGTATCCACCAACTACCCGAAAAAAATCTCTATATTTAGGAACAGTAAAAATAGCTGTTGCGAGATATGGAAAAATTAAATAATAAATAAAAATCGTCCACGGAATAAATGGAATCTTTTTCTCAAAATTAAACTGAATATTATATGACCCCATTACTCTGCCCCAACTATTGGCCAAAAGATAAAGGCCTCCTCCAATAACCATAAGCACCGAACACCAATATACTCTTTTATAAAATTCTTCCGGTTTTTTCAATGTGCTTCTCCTTATTATCTTTAAACACTATGCACTATATACTATTTACTATAAAAACTATCTTTTGTAAATAAAAAAGCCGCGGAAGGGCGGCAAATGTTTTTATCTTTCGTGAAGCCAAAAGCTGAATTCACTATTCATATTATTAATCTTAAACGCAATATAAATAATAAATGCAAACCTACTTAAGCTATTTTGTTCCATAAATGTTTCTACGTAACGCTCTCCTATATGCATGGCCCACATATGAGGGAAAATCTTTCCAATCGGCAAGTGCATATGACTCGTTACTTCTGCTTCCCCCAATACAAATTCTACTCTGCCTTTTTTATCCGTTAATATCACGCGGACTCTTTTGTTATTAACCAAAATTCTTCTCACTTCCGCGCTATCCGGGATAATCACTGAAAAGGTATAATTTTCCACGACTTGGGAAAGATTAAACTTGTTCCAGTCAGAGATATAAACCACCGGAAGCATCCCTCCTCCTTTTCAAGAAGTATTTATCACTCTACTATAAAAATAAAAATTAATCAAGACTTCTTAAAAATATCATGAGACCAATACCAAATAAAAAAATAATAAATGAAGGTATAAATTTTGACCACTTTTCTTCTTTTTTTAATTCTGGTAATAAGTCTGCCGCAGCAATATAGATGAATCCACCAGCAGCAATAGGCAAAAGATAATAAACAAAGCTATCGGAACCTACTAAAAAATATCCAGCCAACCCCCCGAGCATTGCCGCTATGGCTGATAAAAAATTAAACATAAGAGCTTTCAGTTTGCTGAAACCGGCATAAAGCAAAACTCCAAAATCGCTTATCTCTTGCGGAATCTCATGTAAAATAATCGCCAAAAGAGACACTACCCCTAATTCAATATTAACCATAAACGTTGCCGCTATAATTAACCCATCAATAAAATTATGAATTCCATCACCAATAACGTTCATATAACCAAAGGTATGTATGTCACAGTGGCTTTTATGACAATGCCTCCAGTGTAAAATCTTTTCAACTAGAAAAAAAATAACAAAACCAACTATAACTAAAATATAAGGTATCAAGCTTCCGTCTAACGCTTCTATAGATTCTGGTAATAGATGCAAAAAAGCCCCTCCCATCATTGCTCCGGCAGAAAGTCCAACTAGAACCAATAAGATTTTACTTAATATTTTTTGTTTTAATAAAAGAGTTAAAACTCCGATAAAAGATATCAAGCTAACCAAAAAAGTGGCGCCTAATATATAAAATAATGTTTGCATAAAAGTATCTAGAAAACCTAAAATAGATTCTCTTAATTAATTCCTTCCAAAAGATTAGTCCCTGTCATTTCGGGAGCTATCGGAAGGCCGGCTGTTTTTAAAATCGTTGGCGTTACGTCAGATAAAAGCCCTGTTGGCGCAAGAAGAGAGAGGTCTCCATTATTTATCTCTTGCATTGACTTGCCAATCCAATCTTTTCTAACTGCAACAAATGGCACAGGATAAATACTATGTTCTTTATCAATTTTTCCTGTATTTACTTTGACAAGTTCTTCGGCATTCCCATGATCTCCAACAATAAAAACCGCGCCTCCATAATTTACAGTTGTATTAACAACCCGAGCTAAACATTTATCTAAAAATTCAACTGCTTTTATACTCGCTTCCAAATTTCCAGTATGCCCCACCATATCCGGATTAGCATAATTTATAAAAATAAAATCATGTTTCCCCTCTTTAATTGCTTTTATGACATCATCCGTAACTTCAACTGACGACATCGCCGGAGTCTGGTCATAACTTGAAACCGCAGGAGAAGGCACAAGTATCCTATCTTCGCCTGCAAATTTCTCTTCTACTAAACCATTTATAAAAAAAGTAACGTGAGCATATTTCTCTGTTTCGGCAATATGTAATTGGCGAAGTCCATTAGCACTTATAATTTTAGCCAGCGGATTTTTTACAATAATCGGAGGAAAAATAATTTTAACTGGCAGACCTTTTTCATATTCTGTCATTGTTATAAAATCTAATCCGCCCAAAAACTGCCTATCAAACTTTTTAAAATCAGGTAAAACAAAGGCCTGTGTTATCTGTCTGGCTCGATCTGCGCGAAAATTAAAAAATACCATCGCATCTTCCGGACTCACTGTCGCAACGGGCTGATTATCTTTTCCAATAATGACCGTCGGACGAAACTCTTCATCAAAGATTTGTTCTTTATATGATTCTTCAATAGCGCGTAATGGATCTTTATGTAATTTTTCCGCAGACCCTTTCACAATCAAATTATACGCTGCTTCTATTTTTTTCCAGTCCTTATTTCTATCCATGGCAATTTTTCTTCCACAAAGAGTAGCAATTTTTCCCACTTTCAACTCATTACAATATTTGATTATTTCGGAAGCAAATATTTTACCACTATCTTTGTCTGCATCACGTCCGTCTAAAAATAAATGTAAAAAAACATTTTTTATATCTTTTTCTTTACAAAAATCCAATATTGCCTTGAGATGTCTGGTATGAGAGTGCACGCCTCCGTTTCCCAAAAGCCCCATTATATGAAATTTGGAATTATTCTTTTTTGTCTTTTCGAGGGCTTCCAAAAAATATGCATTATTCTTAAAAGTTCCGTCTTCTACTGCTTTATCAATTCTTGGTAAACTTTGATAAATTAAAACACCGGAGCCAATATTCATATGTCCGACTTCGCTATTACCAACTTCTCCTTGCGGAAGACCTACGTTTAGACTCGCTGCCTCCAAAAGCATCGTTGGAGAGTATTTTACCATCTTATCAAAATAAGGCATCTTTGCACTTGAAATGGCGTTACTGGACGAAGGGCTAGTAATACCAAAACCGTCTAAAATAATGAGCACTATTGGTTTATTTTTTAATGACATAAAATTAAATTAAGCGAGATCACCTGTTTCTGAAATATTTTTCTCTTTTTTATTACTTAAAAAATCATCAAAAATATCTTTTATTCTTCCGTCTAATTCTTTCAAACCTTCGGCATACTGAGATTTTTTATATTCATCATCTGCCTTTTCATACCATACGACATGCATATTGCGGTCATAAATAATCTTTGTAAGCTCTGGCAATAATTTTATTTTCTCATCAGGATCATTAATCCCATATTCAGAAAAATATTGTTCAATTGATTTTTGTTCTATATTTAGCATAGATAAAAAATTAATTATGAATTTATATATTAAGTATATTTTATTCCGAGTTGTTTTGCAAATAAAAACATCCCTCAAAGAGGGGCGTTTTTATCTTTTTTAATTACTGCCTTCTGTTGTTTCTGGAGTATTTTTCATTCCTCCAAATGGACCGGGTCCTCTGCCGGGTCCTTTGCCAGCCGGCGCGCCTTCAGGTTTTGGTGGCAGAGTCTTTCCCATAGAAATCATTTTTGCGAGCTGAGTTAAACGATGAGCATTCTGAAGCTCTATAAATGCTTCGCCGTATTTTTCTTCGCCTAATTTTTCTTTTCCATTATCATAAGCATCTTTCGCTTCATCAAGTTTCGCTTTGGCGTTATCAATATCTTCTTGAACCATTTTTGTCTGATTGTCACTGATATATTTTTCAACTTCTGTGATTTTATTTTCCGCCATTTTCATTATTCCTTCTACTGCTTCTTTAGGTATTGTATTATCACTTTTTATCCGAGTTTCCAACTCTATTCTTTTTTGCTCCATAAAATCTGCTTTTTCTTTAAATTTTTCCGCAAAACCCATATCGCCCTCTGCTAATTTTTCAAACTGGTCACCAACCTTCGCAAAAATATGTTCACGCGCTTTTAAAGAATTTTCCAATCTGGATGCAATTCCCAACGCTGGACCGGCCATCCCCATATCTTTCATTGCTTCCAAATATTTTTCTGCAAAATCCATTCGTTCATTTATCTTTTGTTGAAAATCATTTTTTTGTTCTTCGGTTATTTTTCCATCTTCATATAATTTTTCCAGCTCGTCTAAACGTCTTTCAACTAAGTCTGCTTGCCAACCGGCTTTTGACTCGGATGAAAATTTCATCCAGCCACGCATTCCTTCTGTTATATTTTTAACAGGGTATAATATTTCGTCTGGCAAAGAATCTTCTGCCGCATAAGCAGTCGCTCCTCCACCAAAAATCACGGCTAAAAGTAACGCTAAAGATATCATTTTTGTAGGCATAAATAATTGCATATTTAATTTTAAGCTAGGAAGCTGTGGCTTCCAATTTATATATTGCGAAAATCTATTATCTTTCATAGAGTTTCTTTCCATAAAAGACGCAAGCTCCTCACGAATATTGTTTTTATCTTTTGGGTTTAAGTTAGTCTGCATATTTTTTTAATTTTTTAATCGCGCGATTTAAATTTACAGAAACCCAATTCTCGCTTTTTTCCAAAATTTGCGAGATTTCTTTCGGACCCATCTGATTTATATAACGCATGAGAATAAGGTTTCTTTCACTATCCCGTAATTTCTTCATAGTCTGCAACAGCTCTTTTGCTTCTGCTTTCATTATTATATTATTGTTTTGAGTTATGCTGATTTCAAACCCAGCCTCTATAAAACCATCTAATGAAACCGCCTTTTTCTTTCTTGACTCATCAATCGCCAGATTAGTCGCAATTCTATAAATAAGCGCTTTAAGATTATCAATCTTTCTGCCTTTTGTAATATAAATCCATGCACGAGTAAATGACTCTTGCATTAATTCTTTTGCTCTTTCGCCGTCATAAACACGAAAATAAAGGTGGCGGTAAATGCCATCTGCCAACTCATCATAAATTTTTATGAATTGTTTTTTCTCGGTACCTTTTTCTATATTCATATCGGCTTATTTATATAACGAATGGCCCTTAATAATCTTACAACTCTATACCAAAACAAGACTTTTGTCAATAATTCTAAAACGTTTAGCAACTAACGGCCAGTATTTAGTGAAAATAAAAAAGTAGCAAAAATTGTCTTTTTTGAGGTGAACTAATAAAAATTATGAAGACTGCCCCAATGAAAACTATGCTTAACAAAAATAAAAAAAT of the Parcubacteria group bacterium CG10_big_fil_rev_8_21_14_0_10_36_14 genome contains:
- a CDS encoding cytochrome-c3 hydrogenase subunit gamma yields the protein MDNIYLPKLARIVDSYEEADGSVILTLRMKDSSKFSFRAGQFAMLGFPGWGEAPFDICSSPLNDKEFQFCIRRVGNLSKKLGSLKKGDELLVRGPLGNGFKTLEDLEPKNILFLGGGCGFVTVRPIIKYIIEKGLYKDRKVQLLYGARAEESILFKEEQKEWKKYVDVQVALENPPKGSGKYHKGMITDLFNEIELVSPTSVIMCGPPIMYRFCIQALGDKCLPRATYLLMERRMHCGVGVCQHCAIGPYYVCKDGPVFTLEMLNKAGVKL
- a CDS encoding ZIP family metal transporter, whose protein sequence is MQTLFYILGATFLVSLISFIGVLTLLLKQKILSKILLVLVGLSAGAMMGGAFLHLLPESIEALDGSLIPYILVIVGFVIFFLVEKILHWRHCHKSHCDIHTFGYMNVIGDGIHNFIDGLIIAATFMVNIELGVVSLLAIILHEIPQEISDFGVLLYAGFSKLKALMFNFLSAIAAMLGGLAGYFLVGSDSFVYYLLPIAAGGFIYIAAADLLPELKKEEKWSKFIPSFIIFLFGIGLMIFLRSLD
- a CDS encoding 2,3-bisphosphoglycerate-independent phosphoglycerate mutase (catalyzes the interconversion of 2-phosphoglycerate and 3-phosphoglycerate); this translates as MSLKNKPIVLIILDGFGITSPSSSNAISSAKMPYFDKMVKYSPTMLLEAASLNVGLPQGEVGNSEVGHMNIGSGVLIYQSLPRIDKAVEDGTFKNNAYFLEALEKTKKNNSKFHIMGLLGNGGVHSHTRHLKAILDFCKEKDIKNVFLHLFLDGRDADKDSGKIFASEIIKYCNELKVGKIATLCGRKIAMDRNKDWKKIEAAYNLIVKGSAEKLHKDPLRAIEESYKEQIFDEEFRPTVIIGKDNQPVATVSPEDAMVFFNFRADRARQITQAFVLPDFKKFDRQFLGGLDFITMTEYEKGLPVKIIFPPIIVKNPLAKIISANGLRQLHIAETEKYAHVTFFINGLVEEKFAGEDRILVPSPAVSSYDQTPAMSSVEVTDDVIKAIKEGKHDFIFINYANPDMVGHTGNLEASIKAVEFLDKCLARVVNTTVNYGGAVFIVGDHGNAEELVKVNTGKIDKEHSIYPVPFVAVRKDWIGKSMQEINNGDLSLLAPTGLLSDVTPTILKTAGLPIAPEMTGTNLLEGIN